A single region of the Nocardioides ochotonae genome encodes:
- a CDS encoding SDR family NAD(P)-dependent oxidoreductase translates to MSASEDLLDLLGLRGRVALVTGAGNGIARATALQLASAGCDVAVVDLDADAAARTVEEVRERGRRAVAVQADVTDPTAPARMVAAACEALGDLSVAVNVAGGTAGVNKPLLDLSLEEWRRPLALNLDSTFLSVQAEAIAMIRAGHGGRVVNVGSTSGVAAAPHIAAYGAANAGVIHLTKTAALELAPYGVRVNCLIPGTHWTVGTRAHMNNPDAPASVREFFARSAAVTPLGDLGDPEQTAGVALFLASDLSAYMTGSSVVSDGGILHTTARPAFGGGAVPDAIKEYVR, encoded by the coding sequence GTGAGCGCCTCCGAGGACCTCCTCGACCTGCTCGGGCTGCGCGGCCGGGTCGCGCTGGTCACCGGCGCCGGCAACGGGATCGCCCGGGCCACCGCGCTGCAGCTGGCCAGCGCCGGCTGCGACGTCGCGGTGGTCGACCTCGACGCGGACGCCGCGGCGCGCACCGTCGAGGAGGTACGCGAGCGGGGCCGCCGCGCCGTGGCCGTGCAGGCCGACGTCACCGACCCCACCGCCCCCGCGCGGATGGTCGCCGCGGCCTGCGAGGCGCTCGGCGACCTCTCGGTGGCCGTCAACGTCGCCGGTGGCACCGCCGGGGTCAACAAGCCCCTGCTCGACCTGAGCCTCGAGGAGTGGCGCCGCCCGCTGGCACTCAACCTCGACTCCACGTTCCTCTCCGTGCAGGCCGAGGCGATCGCCATGATCCGGGCCGGGCACGGCGGCCGGGTGGTCAACGTCGGGTCCACCAGCGGCGTCGCCGCGGCCCCCCACATCGCCGCCTACGGTGCCGCCAACGCGGGCGTCATCCACCTCACCAAGACCGCGGCGCTCGAGCTCGCGCCGTACGGCGTCAGGGTCAACTGCCTGATCCCCGGCACGCACTGGACCGTCGGCACCCGCGCCCACATGAACAACCCGGACGCACCGGCGTCGGTGCGCGAGTTCTTCGCCAGGTCCGCCGCGGTGACACCGCTGGGCGACCTCGGCGACCCGGAGCAGACCGCGGGCGTGGCGCTCTTCCTGGCCTCCGACCTGTCGGCCTACATGACCGGCAGCTCGGTCGTCTCCGACGGCGGCATCCTGCACACCACGGCACGCCCCGCCTTCGGCGGCGGGGCCGTCCCCGACGCGATCAAGGAGTACGTCCGATGA